The window AACCAGGCCTGCCGAGTTTCTCCGGAACATCAGAGTTTCTCCGGAACATCAGACCCGGCTCCTGCCCCGACCGCGACTGCCCCCGACCGCCGATCCTGGTCGCCTATGGGCTGACGGGGTCGTCTCCGAGGAGCGCCGTCAGCGCAGAACGCGGCGGTGGCTCGCGGCCCGGTAGACCAGCAGGACGACGATCGCGCCGATGATGGACCCGACGACCCCGGACGGCTGCAGCGCACCCTCGCTCAGGTCCTTACCGAAGATGAGGTATCCGAGAAATCCCCCGAGAAACGAGCCGACGACCCCGAGGACGATGGTCCCGACGACGCCCATCGGGTCACGGCCGGGCACGACGAAACGCGCGACCGCGCCGGCGACCAGGCCGAGCAAAAGCCAGAAGATGATGGTCCAGACCACGGGAGCCTCCAGGTAGGCGAAGCATATTCGACGATCGCCCGTCGTGATTTCGGATGCTTTATCCCACCCAACTGGCCACCCAAACACACCGTCGCCAACGCCACCGTCATGGTCGGGGCAGACCCGCGACCCCCGCTAGCACGATCGACACACAGCGAAGTCATTCCGTCACTTTTTGCCGACAGACGTCGGGGCGGGGGCGCCGAGGCGGGCGGTCGTCGTCGGGCGGCGGCTGGACGTGGCCGCAGCCGCGCACAGTAAAGAGGCCCGTCGGGGCGCCGCGCTCCGCGCGTTCTCGGGTGAGCCGTTCATGATCTGGTTGGATCTTCGGCGTTATAGCTCCGAGGATCCCACCAGATCATGAGATGCGAGACCGGCCGTGGTTCAGGCGATGTACATGCGGCAGGCGAGGCCGCGTACGTCGCAGCCTCCGGCGGCAGTGGGCACGTTGGAGCGTGCATCCCGAAGGCCGGACCTACGTCTCATGCACCCAAAAAATTCTCGAACCCGTCCACGACACCACTGGGCGTCTTATGGGCACAGCAACTTACGGGCGCCGCAACTTACGGGCACAGCGCCTTATGGGCACAGCAAAACGCCGCCCGGACGACGTCCGGGCGGCGAACTGTCTTACAAGGCCACAAGCCGTCAAGATCATGGTTCGAACTTGGCGGCTCTGGTGGAGGTGGCGGGAATCGAACCCGCGTCCTCCGGCGGCGCGTCAGGGCTTCTCCGGGCGCAGCCTGCTCCTTATTTCTCGGCCCCACCGGTCCCGCAGGCAGGCCGGTGTGGGCCCAGTCACTGTTTGATGTTCCGCGCTACCCCGTGACCGGGTGGCGAGGTGATCCTCCTAGCGATGCCAGGTCCTGGGCCGGAGGAGCTCCCAGGCTGACAGTTACCTATATCTCGTCAGGCCGCGAGGGCGTAACGGGAGGTAACAGGCTGCGTCTTGTTGGCAGCTATTTTTTTGAGCGGATCGTTAGCGAGATAACCGCTCATCCTCGGCCCGCTTCCCCTGGCGTGGCGTCCGAAGTCGAAACCGGTCACCCCCAGGTTCAGACACCACCACCGCGGACGCGATCATCGTGCCTTGGCGAAGGTGGTTCCCACGCCCATGCCCGCCTTGCGGCAATGCGTTGACCGTGGGTGTCATACCGTGCTGTGCAGTTCAAGAGGAACAACGAGCCCGAAGGCCCTGGTGATCGAACATACCCTCGGCTCGTCCGCCCGGCAAGTTCGTTTCCACCAGCAAGTATAACGCTCGCCAGCCGGGCTTGTTCCCGCCCCGGCGCCGCGGTGTGCCACGCACCCCGCACCCGCACCCATGCCGTGCCCCGAGCGCCCAACGCTCAGGGCGGACGGACGCGGCCGGTGGCGACCTCCAGCGCGACGACGACGGCGAGCGCGGACGCGAGTGCGAGCGGCACCGGTACGCCGCCCGCGCGGTAGGTGGCGGCGCCGACGAGCGCGCCGCTGAACATCACGACCGGGGCGGCGGAACGCCGCCGGGCGCTTCGTCCCAGCTCACCGGTGCGCCAGCCACCAGCCGCGATCATGGTCAGCTGGGTCGTCAGCACGTTGGTCGGAATGTCCGGCATCGCCAGCCGACGGCCGGCCGCGTTCTGCATGCCCATCGCCAGTCCCAGGACGACGATCATGACGTACCGCATCCGGCCCGCCTCGGCGTCGAAGACCATGGCGATCACGAGGCCGATGACGAGCAGGCCGGCGTAGGCCGCCGCCGCAAGCGCCAACGGACGCCGCGCGGCCCACGTCGCGTCGTCCGCGTCGTCCGTGCGCATCGCGCCGTCCGTGGGGCCGGGTCTGGCGGGTGAGCGCCGGGGCGGCGCGCCGACCACGGCACCAACGAAGAAACCG of the Pseudofrankia saprophytica genome contains:
- a CDS encoding GlsB/YeaQ/YmgE family stress response membrane protein, with protein sequence MVWTIIFWLLLGLVAGAVARFVVPGRDPMGVVGTIVLGVVGSFLGGFLGYLIFGKDLSEGALQPSGVVGSIIGAIVVLLVYRAASHRRVLR
- a CDS encoding YoaK family protein — translated: MTFVSGLVDAVVFLAIGHLFVAMVTGNIMFLGFTLAGAPGHSAAQLATAVTGFFVGAVVGAPPRRSPARPGPTDGAMRTDDADDATWAARRPLALAAAAYAGLLVIGLVIAMVFDAEAGRMRYVMIVVLGLAMGMQNAAGRRLAMPDIPTNVLTTQLTMIAAGGWRTGELGRSARRRSAAPVVMFSGALVGAATYRAGGVPVPLALASALAVVVALEVATGRVRPP